A window of Ranitomeya variabilis isolate aRanVar5 chromosome 2, aRanVar5.hap1, whole genome shotgun sequence contains these coding sequences:
- the LOC143808108 gene encoding alpha-2-HS-glycoprotein-like produces the protein MKPLIVTSLLLCCSVVRPLPQPGRVVNCDDADVHEAANVAVQHINSHHNSGYKFTLNRVEKVFLRPSGLGDIIFLELDLLETKCPSKSPIPVSDCEVRPVAEQAVEADCNVKLQNQSGTFTVISTRCKSELDSAENMRMYPDRPLLALLNDSQVVHAVDVSLHKFNGGNNTAFYLLHEIGRGSIQSGISNSVHVEFVIAASNCTVDEANSGTAACVEQTGAGAHFGACSGSVVKSPGAVDEEVIAGCTVYEPQPEKTGAPQVPLAPPQTNVVSRFHHNLHDPSMGPHSSESNSAEQLLASTAGHAVRRSLTGNPVPSLPLCPGRKLHF, from the exons ATGAAGCCACTGATAGTGACCTCGTTACTCCTTTGTTGCTCTGTTGTACGGCCTTTACCGCAGCCTGGTCGTGTCGTAAACTGTGATGATGCCGACGTGCATGAGGCAGCTAACGTAGCCGTTCAGCACATTAATAGCCATCACAACTCTGGATATAAGTTTACCCTCAACCGAGTTGAGAAAGTCTTTCTGCGCCCTTCG GGATTAGGAGACATTATTTTCCTGGAGTTAGATCTCCTGGAGACAAAGTGTCCATCCAAGAGTCCAATACCTGTATCGGATTGTGAAGTGAGGCCAGTTGCTGAGCAG GCAGTGGAAGCCGACTGTAATGTGAAACTTCAGAATCAAAGCGGCACCTTTACAGTCATTAGCACCAGGTGTAAATCTGAACTGG ATTCCGCAGAAAATATGAGAATGTATCCTGACCGCCCACTGCTGGCACTTCTTAACGATTCCCAGGTAGTGCATGCAGTTGATGTGTCCCTTCACAAATTTAATGGAGGAAACAACACAGCATTTTACTTACTCCATGAGATTGGCCGGGGAAGCATTCAG tCCGGCATAAGCAATTCGGTACATGTTGAGTTTGTTATTGCAGCAAGTAACTGTACCGTAGATGAAGCCAATTCTGGAACTGCTGCATGTGTGGAGCAAACTGGAGCTGGCGCT CATTTTGGAGCTTGCTCTGGGTCAGTTGTAAAAAGTCCCGGAGCAGTAGATGAGGAAGTTATAGCTGGATGCACAGTCTATGAACCTCAG CCTGAAAAAACTGGAGCACCACAGGTCCCCCTAGCACCTCCACAAACCAATGTTGTGTCACGTTTTCACCATAACCTGCATGATCCCAGCATGGGTCCTCATTCTTCTGAATCTAACTCTGCTGAACAACTTCTAGCTTCCACAGCAGGTCATGCCGTTAGGAGGTCGCTCACCGGTAATCCTGTGCCAAGTCTTCCCTTGTGTCCTGGCAGGAAATTACACTTCTAA